The following coding sequences are from one Carassius auratus strain Wakin chromosome 15, ASM336829v1, whole genome shotgun sequence window:
- the LOC113114574 gene encoding galectin-9-like, translated as MGDGGVGEPGPMLRLVPGALRGDEAGLRSGRRRTGGGQEAGGVTPEGEREIYALDLPPSLNGLIDLALRVDARLTRMERRGLFNTPSRGPADGRFSGGDVVSPTYDHEPMQLISADADCVTLLFTSTQRIPFSGQIQGGLQNGKSIILSGRVLPGANRFHVNFQCGSHSGANIALYFNPRYESTGYVVLNSFQNMNWGSEERKHESPFPQGQTFTLQILVEQDEYKISTNGRHFMDYRHRVPYSNVDIISVDGMVELNSIVFQNPAAYTAPQAAFQPQYAAPPGCGFPAYPAAPNYTIPYKTVINGGLHHGKNIVIHGVINPNANRSDIR; from the exons atgggggacggcggtgtgggagaaccaggacccaTGCTGCGACTCGTTCCTGGCGCTCTCCGAGGAGATGAGGCGGGTCTTCGATCGGGCCGTCGCAGGACGGGAGGCGGCCAGGAGGCTGGCGGAGTTACGCCAGAGGGAGAG agggagatctacgccctggatctGCCCCCCTCTCTTAATGGACTCATTGATCTAGCGTTACGGGTGGATGCCCGCCTCACTCGGATGGAGAGGAGGGGGCTGTTCAACACCCCATCCAGGGGCCCGGCGGACGGGCGATTCAGTGGCGGAGACGTGGTCAGCCCcacctacgatcacgagcccatgcag CTCATCAGCGCAGATGCAGATTGTGTCACATTACTCTTTACATCAACACAGAGAATCCCATTCAGCGGTCAAATCCAGGGAGGCCTGCAGAATGGGAAGAGCATCATCTTGAGCGGACGGGTTTTACCAGGGGCTAACAG ATTTCATGTGAACTTTCAATGTGGTTCTCATTCCGGGGCTAATATTGCTCTGTACTTTAACCCACGCTATGAGAGCACTGGGTATGTAGTGCTCAACAGCTTCCAGAACATGAACTGGGGCTCAGAGGAGCGCAAACATGAATCTCCCTTTCCCCAAGGCCAAACATTCACCCTCCAGATCCTCGTTGAGCAGGACGAATACAAG ATATCTACTAATGGGAGACACTTCATGGACTATAGACACCGCGTTCCATACTCTAATGTGGACATCATCTCGGTGGATGGAATGGTGGAGTTGAACTCTATTGTCTTCCAGAATCCTGCG GCTTATACAGCACCTCAAGCAGCATTTCAG CCCCAGTATGCTGCACCTCCAGGATGTGGG TTCCCGGCATACCCAGCTGCACCTAACTAT ACTATCCCGTACAAAACCGTCATCAACGGTGGACTTCACCATGGCAAAAACATTGTCATCCATGGAGTTATCAATCCCAATGCTAACAGGTCAGACATCAGATGA
- the LOC113114818 gene encoding 32 kDa beta-galactoside-binding lectin-like isoform X1: protein MADSQIFHKPTQSAITQGIPITGGLKEGKTIVIIGRILSNAHKSYISLKDGTHPSAKTALCISPHFEDDHPHILYKTFQNGSWDSDQPTSKSPLLQGQQFTIKILVTAQAYEISANGEELMVYNHRMPFAQMNIISMEGMELDFFGHLVFHKNQVASYKKELINGLKPGKVIVIHGTVNSDCKRIVINLRHRYGIAFHYLCHFEENAVVRNTWTDGQWGREEKSGDIPFANGEFFEMKITCKAKQYDVSVNGQQAHTYKHRFTNLDDIDIVEVCEDLQLFSLEVKDP, encoded by the exons ATGGCAGATTCTCAGATTTTTCACAAACCA ACACAGTCCGCAATTACTCAAGGGATACCAATCACAGGGGGCTTGAAGGAAGGGAAGACTATTGTCATAATTGGACGGATTTTGTCAAATGCTCACAA ATCATATATCAGCCTCAAGGATGGTACTCATCCCTCTGCTAAAACTGCTCTGTGCATTAGCCCACACTTCGAGGATGATCAcccacacatactgtacaagaCCTTCCAAAACGGTAGCTGGGACTCAGATCAACCCACTTCTAAGTCTCCTCTCCTCCAAGGCCAACAGTTCACCATCAAGATCCTTGTCACCGCACAGGCATATgag ATAAGTGCCAACGGGGAAGAATTAATGGTCTATAATCACCGTATGCCGTTCGCTCAAATGAACATCATCTCAATGGAGGGAATGGAGCTGGATTTCTTTGGCCATCTTGTG tttcatAAAAATCAGGTGGCATCGTACAAAAAAGAACTGATCAATGGATTAAAGCCTGGCAAAGTCATTGTTATTCATGGAACTGTTAACTCTGACTGTAAAAG GATTGTGATTAATCTGCGCCACAGGTATGGGATTGCATTTCACTACCTGTGCCATTTTGAGGAGAATGCAGTTGTTCGCAATACCTGGACGGACGGGCAGTGGGGGCGAGAAGAAAAGAGTGGAGACATACCTTTTGCAAATGGAGAGTTCTTTGAG ATGAAAATCACCTGCAAAGCAAAGCAGTATGATGTGTCAGTGAACGGCCAGCAAGCACACACTTACAAGCATCGCTTTACTAATCTGGATGACATCGATATTGTTGAAGTCTGTGAAGATCTACAGTTGTTTTCTCTGGAAGTCAAGGATCCATAG
- the LOC113114818 gene encoding 32 kDa beta-galactoside-binding lectin-like isoform X2 encodes MADSQIFHKPTQSAITQGIPITGGLKEGKTIVIIGRILSNAHKSYISLKDGTHPSAKTALCISPHFEDDHPHILYKTFQNGSWDSDQPTSKSPLLQGQQFTIKILVTAQAYEISANGEELMVYNHRMPFAQMNIISMEGMELDFFGHLVVASYKKELINGLKPGKVIVIHGTVNSDCKRIVINLRHRYGIAFHYLCHFEENAVVRNTWTDGQWGREEKSGDIPFANGEFFEMKITCKAKQYDVSVNGQQAHTYKHRFTNLDDIDIVEVCEDLQLFSLEVKDP; translated from the exons ATGGCAGATTCTCAGATTTTTCACAAACCA ACACAGTCCGCAATTACTCAAGGGATACCAATCACAGGGGGCTTGAAGGAAGGGAAGACTATTGTCATAATTGGACGGATTTTGTCAAATGCTCACAA ATCATATATCAGCCTCAAGGATGGTACTCATCCCTCTGCTAAAACTGCTCTGTGCATTAGCCCACACTTCGAGGATGATCAcccacacatactgtacaagaCCTTCCAAAACGGTAGCTGGGACTCAGATCAACCCACTTCTAAGTCTCCTCTCCTCCAAGGCCAACAGTTCACCATCAAGATCCTTGTCACCGCACAGGCATATgag ATAAGTGCCAACGGGGAAGAATTAATGGTCTATAATCACCGTATGCCGTTCGCTCAAATGAACATCATCTCAATGGAGGGAATGGAGCTGGATTTCTTTGGCCATCTTGTG GTGGCATCGTACAAAAAAGAACTGATCAATGGATTAAAGCCTGGCAAAGTCATTGTTATTCATGGAACTGTTAACTCTGACTGTAAAAG GATTGTGATTAATCTGCGCCACAGGTATGGGATTGCATTTCACTACCTGTGCCATTTTGAGGAGAATGCAGTTGTTCGCAATACCTGGACGGACGGGCAGTGGGGGCGAGAAGAAAAGAGTGGAGACATACCTTTTGCAAATGGAGAGTTCTTTGAG ATGAAAATCACCTGCAAAGCAAAGCAGTATGATGTGTCAGTGAACGGCCAGCAAGCACACACTTACAAGCATCGCTTTACTAATCTGGATGACATCGATATTGTTGAAGTCTGTGAAGATCTACAGTTGTTTTCTCTGGAAGTCAAGGATCCATAG